A stretch of Candidatus Nanogingivalaceae bacterium DNA encodes these proteins:
- the secG gene encoding preprotein translocase subunit SecG: MNVILQFATVISGILTMLLILLQQRGATLGAGFGASGELYTERRGVEKSIFRATIFFAFIFVASILTILLLPK, encoded by the coding sequence ATTAATGTTATTTTGCAATTTGCGACCGTAATTTCGGGTATTTTGACAATGCTTTTAATTTTACTTCAACAGCGTGGTGCGACCCTTGGTGCTGGCTTTGGTGCTTCCGGTGAATTGTACACAGAGCGACGCGGGGTAGAGAAAAGTATTTTTAGAGCTACGATATTTTTTGCATTTATATTTGTAGCATCAATTCTTACAATTTTACTTTTGCCTAAATAG
- a CDS encoding phage holin family protein, with protein MKDQLITFINRWFLNSFLLWILVSIFGNVSNHSAGTFFLAGLIFSVVNSSLKTILTILSLPMIIVTFGFFTLIVNGLIVWISMILAPNISMGFWNSVIVGAAMSLLNYSLSQFFGIDKEKETL; from the coding sequence GTGAAAGATCAATTGATAACATTTATAAATCGGTGGTTTTTGAATAGTTTTTTGCTATGGATTTTAGTTTCAATTTTTGGAAATGTCAGTAACCATAGTGCAGGAACTTTCTTTTTAGCCGGTCTGATTTTTTCGGTTGTTAATAGTTCGCTAAAAACTATTCTTACAATCTTATCATTGCCAATGATTATTGTAACCTTTGGCTTCTTTACATTAATTGTAAATGGCTTAATTGTGTGGATTTCAATGATTTTGGCGCCAAATATTTCTATGGGATTTTGGAATTCTGTTATAGTTGGTGCGGCGATGAGTTTGTTGAATTATAGTTTAAGCCAATTTTTTGGTATTGATAAAGAAAAGGAGACTTTGTAA
- the dnaJ gene encoding molecular chaperone DnaJ produces the protein MSKADYYDILGVKKDASADEIKKAFRKKAIELHPDKGGDEKAFKEVNEAYEVLKDKEKRQRYDQFGHAGVGGNSGGFSGGNPFEGFNGFSGQNVNFDFGGGFGDIFDGIFGGGFSQNRGSQAKKGRDVEVELTLNFKEAIFGTETEIALNLDSKCEHCKGSGAEPGHGMKKCPDCNGSGQQTRATQTLFGPIQQTVTCPTCSGSGEVPEQNCSVCGGSGISRKKQTIKLKIPAGIDDGATIRLSGHGEAVKGGQNGDLYVNIRVKADKKFTREGSLILSEEKISMVDAALGAEIEVETIDGPLTMKVPAGTQSHTDFKLSGHGVPYLRNDKRGAHIVTIIVETPTRLSKKQKELLKEFKKSKKSLF, from the coding sequence ATGAGCAAAGCTGATTATTATGATATTTTGGGCGTTAAAAAAGACGCCAGTGCTGATGAAATTAAAAAAGCTTTTCGAAAAAAAGCTATTGAACTTCACCCAGATAAGGGCGGTGACGAAAAAGCCTTTAAAGAAGTGAATGAGGCTTACGAAGTTCTGAAAGACAAAGAAAAACGTCAACGTTACGACCAATTTGGGCATGCCGGAGTTGGTGGAAATTCTGGCGGTTTCTCTGGTGGAAATCCTTTCGAAGGATTTAATGGATTTTCTGGACAAAATGTTAATTTTGATTTTGGCGGTGGATTTGGTGATATTTTTGATGGAATTTTTGGCGGTGGTTTTTCGCAAAATCGAGGGTCTCAAGCTAAAAAAGGCCGAGATGTTGAAGTAGAATTAACGCTCAATTTTAAGGAAGCTATTTTTGGTACTGAAACTGAAATTGCGTTAAATTTAGACAGTAAATGTGAACACTGTAAAGGTTCTGGTGCAGAGCCTGGCCATGGAATGAAAAAATGTCCAGATTGTAATGGAAGCGGCCAACAAACTAGAGCAACTCAAACTCTTTTTGGACCAATTCAGCAAACGGTAACTTGCCCGACATGTAGTGGCAGCGGTGAAGTTCCGGAACAAAATTGTTCAGTTTGTGGTGGAAGCGGAATCTCTCGCAAGAAACAAACTATTAAACTTAAAATTCCAGCAGGAATTGATGATGGCGCAACAATTCGTCTTTCTGGTCATGGTGAGGCTGTTAAAGGTGGTCAAAACGGTGATCTATATGTAAATATTAGGGTTAAAGCGGATAAAAAATTCACTCGAGAGGGTAGCTTAATTTTAAGTGAAGAAAAGATTTCAATGGTTGATGCTGCTCTGGGCGCTGAAATCGAAGTTGAAACTATTGATGGCCCATTAACTATGAAAGTTCCAGCTGGAACACAAAGCCACACTGACTTTAAGCTTTCTGGGCACGGAGTTCCATATCTTCGAAATGATAAACGTGGTGCGCACATTGTAACGATTATTGTTGAAACTCCAACACGACTTTCGAAGAAGCAAAAAGAACTTCTTAAAGAATTTAAAAAATCTAAAAAGTCATTGTTTTGA
- the dnaK gene encoding molecular chaperone DnaK, producing the protein MGKIIGIDLGTTNSAFAYMVAGKPEVITNAEGNRTTPSVVAINKKGDRLVGQVAQRQRVTNPKNTIYGVKRLIGRKYSDEEVQKDLGIMPYEIVKKGNGVAVKMGDKEYTPEEVSAMILSKIKADAEAFLGEKVTEAVITVPAYFDDSQRQATKDAGKIAGLEVKRIINEPTAAALAYGLDGKKDEKIAVFDLGGGTFDVSVLDIADGVFEVLSTNGDTHLGGEDFDNRIVNHFLEEFKKEEGIDLKNDSAAMQRLKDEAEKAKKELSSTISYEVNLPFLTADEDGPKHFEYTLTRAKLEELVADLIERLADPVEKALKDADLKASDIAEVVMVGGMTRMPAVVEKVEKIFGKKPTQGVNPDEVVAVGAAIQGGVLAGDVKDVLLLDVTPLTLGIETAGGVRTPMIDRNTTVPTSKSQVFSTYADNQPQVEIHVLQGEREMAADNKSLGMFVLSGIAPAPRGVPQIEVTFNIDANGILTVTAKDKGTGKENNITIQNSGNMSKEDIEKAQKEAELHADEDKKKREIIDAKNQLENAIYQAEKMPSEFKDKISKEDEEAISKAVEEAKKHQNSEDKDELEKASKDLQDAIMPIGAKLYQAQSAEASDVKESDKKDNEPVEGEVIDKK; encoded by the coding sequence ATGGGAAAAATTATTGGAATTGACCTTGGTACAACCAACAGTGCTTTTGCTTACATGGTTGCCGGAAAACCAGAAGTGATTACAAATGCGGAAGGAAATCGAACTACTCCATCAGTTGTAGCGATTAATAAAAAAGGTGATCGTTTGGTTGGCCAAGTTGCTCAACGTCAACGCGTAACAAATCCAAAAAATACAATTTATGGCGTAAAGCGTTTGATTGGACGAAAATATTCTGACGAGGAAGTTCAAAAAGATCTCGGAATTATGCCTTACGAAATTGTTAAAAAAGGTAATGGTGTTGCCGTGAAAATGGGTGACAAAGAATATACACCAGAAGAAGTTTCAGCGATGATTCTTTCGAAAATTAAAGCTGACGCCGAAGCTTTCTTGGGCGAAAAAGTTACCGAAGCTGTGATTACCGTTCCAGCTTACTTTGATGACAGCCAACGTCAAGCAACAAAAGATGCTGGTAAAATTGCAGGTCTTGAGGTAAAACGAATCATTAACGAACCAACTGCAGCCGCACTTGCTTATGGCTTGGATGGTAAAAAAGACGAAAAAATTGCTGTTTTCGACCTTGGTGGTGGAACATTCGATGTTTCAGTGCTTGATATTGCTGATGGCGTGTTTGAAGTTCTTTCAACAAACGGTGATACACACCTCGGTGGTGAAGACTTCGACAACCGAATTGTGAACCATTTCTTAGAAGAATTTAAAAAAGAAGAAGGAATCGATCTTAAAAATGATTCTGCTGCAATGCAACGCTTGAAGGATGAAGCTGAAAAAGCTAAGAAAGAGCTTTCTTCGACAATATCTTATGAAGTGAACTTGCCATTCTTGACAGCTGATGAAGATGGTCCAAAACACTTTGAATACACTCTAACTCGAGCAAAACTCGAAGAATTAGTTGCTGATTTGATTGAGCGACTAGCTGATCCTGTTGAAAAAGCTCTAAAAGATGCAGATCTAAAAGCTAGTGATATTGCTGAAGTTGTGATGGTTGGTGGTATGACCCGAATGCCAGCCGTAGTTGAAAAAGTTGAAAAAATCTTTGGTAAAAAACCAACTCAAGGTGTAAACCCTGATGAAGTTGTGGCTGTTGGTGCTGCAATTCAAGGTGGTGTTTTGGCTGGAGATGTTAAAGATGTGCTCCTTCTTGACGTTACACCTTTGACTCTTGGAATCGAAACTGCTGGTGGCGTTCGAACTCCAATGATTGATCGAAACACAACTGTGCCAACTTCGAAATCGCAAGTTTTCTCAACTTACGCTGACAATCAGCCGCAAGTTGAAATTCATGTACTTCAAGGTGAACGTGAAATGGCCGCTGACAACAAATCACTCGGAATGTTTGTGCTTTCAGGAATTGCTCCAGCTCCACGCGGAGTTCCACAAATTGAAGTTACTTTCAATATCGATGCGAACGGAATCCTAACAGTTACTGCTAAAGATAAAGGAACTGGTAAAGAGAATAATATTACAATTCAAAACTCAGGAAATATGAGTAAAGAAGATATTGAAAAAGCTCAAAAAGAAGCAGAACTTCACGCAGACGAAGACAAGAAAAAGCGCGAAATAATTGATGCAAAAAACCAACTTGAAAATGCTATTTATCAAGCTGAAAAAATGCCAAGCGAATTTAAAGATAAAATTTCGAAAGAAGATGAAGAAGCAATTTCGAAAGCGGTTGAAGAAGCTAAAAAACATCAAAATTCTGAAGATAAAGATGAGCTTGAAAAAGCTTCGAAAGATCTTCAAGATGCAATTATGCCAATTGGTGCTAAATTGTATCAAGCACAAAGCGCAGAAGCTTCAGATGTCAAAGAATCAGATAAGAAAGACAATGAACCTGTTGAGGGCGAAGTAATCGATAAAAAATAA
- a CDS encoding phosphoketolase family protein, which produces MNSGQNLENIKKFIRAANYLTVSQIFLQDNFLLERPLTSEDIKPRLLGHWGSCPGVNHVYAHLLNMQKQLDFAKSDLKTAFMLGPGHAFPALQANLFLEETLSKFDINAARNRSGIQYISKNFSWPGGFPSHASPFTPGVILEGGELGYSLSTAFGAVLDNPNLVITTLIGDGEAETGTIAASWHLNKLIDPVENGVVLPILHLNGYKISGPTIFGSMSDFELIQFFHGAGWEPKIVDEYSAEDFDLELSNVFSNAFRDISRIKFGRNNKFIRLPMIIMRSKKGSSGVKENNGQKIEGNSLAHQVPLLKAKTDKNELEKLENWMKSYKFDELFDYKRGEFKEWLNDFLPESSSRIGRNRFIDANLNFKELKLPETTEGLGEKSLAMNAVGGLLEKVFEKNPDNFRFFSPDETYSNKLDAIFEATSRSWQREIKPWEKDLAKNGRVTEILSENCLQGLLQGYILTGRHGILTSYEAFAPIISSMMDQYAKFLAQSKEVKWRGDLASLNYILTSTGWRQDHNGFSHQNPSFIDEVLRRENGIGQIFLPADDNSAVVSISKMLKSRNNINVLVAGKTPEPRYFSLESAQKQLENGGIFIFDSWKNQKITDWDSILEDDEPDLILAASGDYVFKETVAALQVLLHDVAQVKIRLVYIQALCGKGIGTFENTLSKSDFVKIFTKDKPVIFAFHGYAKTLKSILFDYQNPARIQINGYEEKGSTTTPFDMLARNKVSRYDIAARALNSVSKGDEVFESLVKEYRKRQDDALRFARENSVDAPEIENWGYLKFY; this is translated from the coding sequence ATGAATAGTGGGCAAAATCTTGAAAATATTAAAAAGTTTATTCGTGCGGCAAATTATTTAACGGTTTCGCAAATTTTTTTGCAAGACAATTTTCTGTTGGAGCGCCCCTTAACTTCTGAAGACATTAAACCTCGGCTTCTTGGTCATTGGGGAAGTTGTCCGGGTGTTAATCATGTTTATGCACATCTTTTAAATATGCAAAAACAGCTAGATTTTGCTAAAAGTGATCTAAAAACAGCGTTTATGCTTGGTCCTGGCCATGCTTTTCCGGCACTTCAAGCGAATCTTTTTCTTGAAGAAACTCTTTCGAAATTTGATATTAATGCTGCTCGAAATCGTAGCGGAATTCAGTATATTTCGAAAAACTTTTCTTGGCCGGGCGGTTTTCCATCGCACGCCAGCCCATTTACGCCTGGTGTAATTCTTGAGGGCGGTGAGCTCGGTTATTCATTGTCTACCGCTTTTGGTGCTGTTTTAGATAATCCAAACCTAGTAATTACAACTTTAATTGGTGACGGTGAAGCTGAAACCGGAACGATTGCAGCCTCTTGGCACTTGAATAAATTGATTGATCCGGTTGAAAACGGGGTTGTTTTGCCGATTTTACATTTAAATGGTTATAAAATTTCGGGTCCAACGATCTTTGGTTCAATGAGTGATTTTGAGTTAATTCAATTTTTTCATGGAGCTGGTTGGGAGCCTAAAATTGTCGATGAATATTCCGCAGAAGATTTTGATTTGGAACTTTCGAATGTATTTTCGAATGCGTTTCGAGATATTTCGCGAATAAAATTTGGGCGAAACAATAAATTTATCCGTTTACCAATGATTATTATGCGAAGCAAAAAAGGTAGCTCGGGTGTAAAGGAAAATAATGGTCAAAAAATTGAAGGAAATTCACTTGCACACCAAGTGCCTCTTTTAAAGGCAAAAACAGATAAAAATGAGCTTGAAAAACTTGAAAATTGGATGAAATCATATAAGTTTGATGAGCTTTTTGATTATAAGCGAGGTGAATTTAAGGAATGGCTTAATGACTTTTTGCCAGAAAGTTCAAGCAGAATTGGCCGAAATCGTTTTATTGATGCGAATTTGAATTTTAAAGAGCTAAAATTGCCGGAAACTACTGAAGGGCTAGGCGAAAAATCTCTTGCAATGAATGCCGTTGGTGGTTTGTTGGAGAAAGTTTTCGAAAAAAACCCTGATAATTTTAGGTTTTTTAGCCCAGATGAAACCTATTCAAATAAACTAGATGCGATTTTTGAAGCAACTTCACGTTCTTGGCAACGAGAAATTAAACCTTGGGAAAAGGATTTGGCAAAAAATGGTCGGGTGACGGAAATTCTAAGTGAAAACTGCTTACAAGGGCTTTTGCAAGGATATATTTTAACTGGTCGACACGGGATTTTAACTTCGTATGAAGCTTTTGCGCCAATTATTTCTTCAATGATGGATCAATATGCGAAGTTTTTGGCACAATCGAAAGAGGTAAAATGGCGAGGTGATTTAGCAAGTTTGAATTATATTCTAACTTCAACTGGTTGGCGTCAAGATCACAATGGTTTTTCGCACCAAAATCCAAGCTTTATTGATGAAGTTTTGCGGCGCGAAAATGGAATTGGACAGATTTTTTTGCCGGCGGATGACAACTCTGCGGTTGTGTCGATTTCGAAAATGCTAAAATCTCGAAATAATATCAATGTTTTAGTTGCGGGAAAAACGCCAGAGCCAAGATATTTTTCTCTAGAAAGCGCGCAAAAACAGCTTGAAAATGGCGGAATATTTATTTTTGATAGTTGGAAAAATCAGAAGATTACAGATTGGGATTCAATTTTGGAAGATGATGAACCGGATTTAATTTTGGCGGCAAGTGGTGATTATGTCTTTAAAGAAACAGTTGCGGCACTTCAAGTTTTGCTTCATGATGTTGCGCAAGTTAAGATTCGCTTGGTTTATATTCAGGCGCTTTGTGGAAAAGGAATTGGAACTTTCGAAAATACGCTTTCGAAAAGCGACTTTGTGAAGATTTTTACTAAAGATAAGCCAGTTATATTTGCTTTTCACGGATACGCTAAAACTCTCAAATCAATTTTATTTGATTATCAAAATCCAGCGCGTATTCAAATTAATGGGTATGAAGAAAAAGGCTCAACAACTACACCGTTTGATATGCTTGCGAGAAATAAAGTATCGCGATATGATATTGCAGCGAGAGCCTTAAATTCGGTTAGTAAAGGTGATGAAGTTTTTGAGAGTCTTGTAAAAGAATATCGAAAACGCCAAGATGATGCTTTACGCTTTGCGCGAGAAAATTCAGTAGACGCGCCAGAGATAGAGAATTGGGGATATTTGAAATTTTATTAG
- a CDS encoding nucleotide exchange factor GrpE: MKDNNLNTNQEVSKDEKKGGFFKKDSKAEKLHAENLELKNDLQRTRADFENYRKNVESRVSNAQNLGEKKAILALIPMVDDIERAISHLPEELAQNAWAQNVVKMSKNLDKNLSKIGVEKINSAEGTVFNPELHEAIQFDEDSEGEEEIILAELRAGYTLKGEVLRAAMVKVGRQ, encoded by the coding sequence ATGAAAGATAATAATTTAAATACAAATCAAGAAGTTTCGAAAGATGAGAAAAAAGGTGGATTTTTTAAAAAAGATTCTAAAGCGGAAAAACTTCACGCAGAAAATTTGGAGCTAAAAAACGATTTACAGCGTACGCGAGCAGATTTTGAGAATTATCGTAAAAATGTGGAAAGTCGAGTTTCGAATGCACAAAATTTAGGTGAAAAGAAAGCTATTTTGGCGTTAATTCCAATGGTTGACGATATTGAAAGAGCAATTTCGCACTTACCAGAAGAATTAGCACAAAATGCTTGGGCGCAAAATGTTGTTAAGATGAGTAAAAATCTTGATAAAAACCTTTCTAAAATTGGTGTAGAAAAAATTAATTCCGCTGAAGGAACTGTTTTTAATCCTGAACTTCACGAAGCAATTCAATTTGATGAAGACTCTGAGGGTGAAGAAGAAATTATTCTAGCAGAATTGCGCGCAGGATACACTTTAAAAGGTGAGGTTTTGCGGGCCGCAATGGTTAAAGTTGGAAGACAATAA
- a CDS encoding NAD(P)H-dependent oxidoreductase has protein sequence MNILVINGHPDKKSFSTAIFNKVIDNLDNEKHEIETLNLADMKFDPVLRFGYRERMEEDAEITRSQELIQWADHLIFIYPIWWSSMPSLMKGWIDRVFTPGVAYSSNHKGIFILNFITGQQFKKLLKGKTADIITTSQGPSWWYKIFSGIISVPDSYGIAVLKNAVLNHCGIKTRKVMNLGDMNREPNTLEVREIFLEKVAKHASKI, from the coding sequence ATGAATATTCTAGTGATAAACGGTCATCCAGATAAAAAGAGTTTTAGCACAGCTATTTTTAATAAAGTTATAGATAATCTTGATAATGAAAAGCATGAAATTGAAACTCTAAATCTTGCGGATATGAAATTTGACCCAGTTTTGCGTTTTGGCTATCGAGAGCGAATGGAAGAGGACGCTGAAATCACACGTTCGCAAGAATTAATTCAATGGGCGGATCACCTAATCTTCATTTATCCGATCTGGTGGAGCTCAATGCCAAGTTTGATGAAGGGTTGGATTGATCGTGTTTTTACGCCTGGAGTCGCATATTCATCTAATCATAAAGGTATTTTTATATTAAACTTTATCACTGGTCAGCAATTTAAAAAGCTTTTAAAGGGTAAAACTGCTGATATTATCACAACATCTCAAGGGCCAAGTTGGTGGTATAAAATTTTTAGCGGAATCATTAGCGTACCAGATAGCTATGGAATTGCAGTTTTAAAAAATGCGGTATTGAATCATTGTGGTATAAAAACTAGAAAAGTAATGAATTTGGGAGATATGAACCGGGAGCCGAATACACTGGAGGTTCGAGAAATATTTTTAGAGAAAGTTGCAAAACATGCAAGTAAAATTTAA
- a CDS encoding DUF2268 domain-containing protein, which yields MFNLIFNSDINLEIRAKIKRYFEKYKPFFKRYFPEMNNVDIYFAHEKKPSIIGKENELLMGVGYLVDNCAEIQIYDDNFTEADFVWLIFHELNHVYRGFYERDLWLMANIIPEGLALGFEKQIRKEINIQWKDRSLYFNKNEKAMILKRLTEAIDICENKKDYDYNAWLYNFNGENPDFPHNLGYKIGDFLVGEYCKSHKIKPIEAVRIPTMEFIKFAKKEILKCEK from the coding sequence ATGTTTAATTTAATTTTTAATTCAGATATAAACCTTGAAATACGTGCAAAAATTAAACGATATTTCGAGAAATATAAACCATTTTTTAAAAGATATTTTCCGGAAATGAATAATGTTGATATTTATTTTGCCCATGAGAAAAAGCCGTCCATTATAGGTAAAGAGAATGAGCTATTGATGGGTGTTGGTTATCTTGTCGATAACTGTGCAGAAATTCAAATTTACGATGATAACTTTACGGAAGCAGATTTTGTATGGCTAATTTTTCATGAATTAAATCATGTCTATCGAGGATTTTATGAGCGAGATCTTTGGCTAATGGCTAATATAATTCCAGAGGGTTTGGCTTTGGGTTTTGAGAAGCAGATTAGAAAAGAAATTAATATACAATGGAAGGATAGATCTTTATATTTTAATAAAAATGAAAAAGCAATGATCTTAAAGCGGCTTACTGAAGCGATTGATATTTGTGAAAATAAAAAAGACTACGATTATAATGCATGGCTGTATAACTTTAATGGTGAAAATCCTGATTTTCCACACAATTTGGGCTATAAAATTGGTGATTTTTTGGTTGGTGAATATTGTAAATCTCATAAAATTAAACCGATTGAAGCCGTGCGAATTCCAACAATGGAATTTATTAAATTTGCCAAAAAGGAGATTCTAAAATGCGAAAAATAA
- a CDS encoding YebC/PmpR family DNA-binding transcriptional regulator: MAGHNKWSKIKRQKGVNDAKRGAIFTRIGNQIAIAARSGADPDMNPSLALAIEKARAVNMPNANIERAIARAADKNAAALEEITYEGYGPNGIGLVIETATDNRNRTLPEVKTALVKNGGRIADAGSVMFQFSRKGVILVEATGEDALLEILDAGAEDAVEEDGEIVVYTDQKDLMKVRKELIEKGLTVKEAELQYVPNMEVEITDDETRAKVEKLMDALDDVDDVVNVHTNAKF; this comes from the coding sequence ATGGCTGGTCATAATAAGTGGTCAAAAATTAAACGACAAAAAGGTGTGAATGACGCAAAACGAGGCGCGATCTTTACACGAATCGGAAACCAAATAGCAATTGCAGCGCGCAGTGGTGCTGATCCAGATATGAACCCAAGCTTAGCACTCGCAATTGAAAAAGCACGCGCAGTAAATATGCCTAACGCAAATATTGAACGTGCGATTGCGCGAGCTGCCGATAAAAATGCAGCAGCACTTGAGGAAATCACCTATGAAGGCTATGGCCCAAACGGCATTGGGTTGGTTATTGAAACTGCAACAGACAATCGCAATCGAACTTTGCCTGAAGTAAAAACAGCTTTGGTGAAAAACGGTGGTCGAATCGCCGATGCCGGAAGTGTGATGTTTCAATTCTCTCGAAAAGGTGTTATTTTAGTTGAAGCAACGGGCGAAGACGCTCTACTTGAAATTCTTGATGCTGGCGCAGAAGATGCAGTTGAAGAAGATGGTGAAATTGTAGTTTATACAGATCAGAAAGATCTAATGAAAGTTCGAAAAGAACTAATTGAAAAAGGTCTAACTGTGAAAGAAGCTGAGCTTCAATATGTACCAAATATGGAAGTTGAAATCACCGACGATGAAACTCGTGCGAAAGTTGAAAAACTAATGGATGCGCTTGATGATGTCGATGACGTGGTGAATGTTCATACGAATGCTAAATTTTAA
- a CDS encoding FAD-dependent oxidoreductase → MVKRKFDFDLIVLGSGAGGSAAANIASKAGLNVAVVENDLFGGESPNYSDIPLAAISKVEKTFFEAKRIEKMGLRSANLTYNFPMISNWRKLAVERTGAHDNQKFFESLGITTFRGEARFLTPNEISINQKHYSAKNFLIATGSKVSIPDVKNIENVRYYTPKTIFEISRPPRSIFIIGGGSEAVEIAQFLAIFGTKVYISEVSARILPKEDEEVGITLENILVEEHHVYVLPQTRVLAVQKDGLMKRVIFQRGGAEKFVRVDEILVVGERTPNTDIGLENAHVEYSKDGILVNEFAQTSMKHIFAVGGVVNPQMQTSEILLSSRTVAHNILHPRSKMAVNFPLAPRTISTWPEIASVGLSEDDCLKRDLKYKTAIAPLNLIAKSNIENFSNGFVKLICDKKGKIIGGSVVAPDASNIIAQISLAIRNEMTARELAEIPQPFLSWSEIIRVAAHRVR, encoded by the coding sequence ATGGTAAAAAGAAAATTTGATTTTGATTTGATTGTGCTTGGAAGTGGTGCTGGCGGTTCTGCTGCCGCTAATATTGCATCAAAGGCTGGTTTAAATGTTGCGGTTGTTGAGAATGACCTTTTTGGTGGTGAATCACCAAATTATAGCGATATTCCCTTGGCGGCAATTTCGAAAGTAGAGAAAACTTTTTTCGAAGCTAAGCGAATAGAAAAAATGGGTCTTCGCTCGGCAAATTTGACCTACAACTTTCCGATGATTTCTAATTGGAGAAAACTCGCAGTTGAACGAACTGGTGCTCATGATAACCAAAAGTTCTTTGAAAGCCTAGGAATTACAACTTTTCGTGGTGAGGCAAGATTTTTAACACCAAATGAAATTTCAATTAACCAAAAGCATTATTCTGCAAAGAATTTCTTGATTGCGACTGGTTCGAAAGTTTCAATCCCAGATGTTAAAAATATTGAGAATGTAAGGTATTATACTCCTAAAACAATTTTCGAAATTTCACGTCCACCAAGGAGTATATTCATTATTGGCGGAGGGTCGGAGGCTGTTGAGATTGCGCAATTTTTAGCTATTTTCGGCACGAAGGTTTATATTAGCGAAGTTTCAGCTAGAATTTTACCTAAAGAAGATGAGGAAGTAGGAATTACCTTAGAAAATATTTTAGTAGAAGAACATCATGTTTATGTTTTGCCACAAACACGTGTTTTAGCGGTTCAAAAAGATGGGCTAATGAAACGGGTGATTTTTCAACGTGGTGGAGCGGAAAAATTTGTTCGTGTTGATGAGATTTTGGTTGTTGGTGAGAGGACTCCGAATACAGATATTGGTCTCGAAAATGCTCATGTTGAATATTCTAAGGACGGCATTTTAGTAAACGAATTTGCGCAAACTTCAATGAAACATATTTTTGCCGTTGGAGGAGTTGTTAATCCGCAAATGCAAACATCTGAGATTCTGCTTTCAAGTCGAACAGTTGCGCATAATATTTTACATCCTCGATCAAAAATGGCGGTTAATTTTCCACTTGCGCCTCGAACGATTTCAACCTGGCCAGAAATCGCAAGTGTTGGTTTAAGTGAAGATGATTGTTTGAAGCGAGACTTAAAATATAAAACTGCGATTGCGCCATTGAACCTAATCGCAAAGAGTAATATTGAAAACTTTAGCAATGGATTCGTGAAGCTTATTTGTGATAAAAAAGGAAAAATCATCGGTGGAAGTGTTGTCGCACCAGATGCATCGAATATTATTGCGCAAATTTCCCTAGCAATTCGAAATGAAATGACAGCTCGAGAGTTAGCTGAAATTCCGCAACCATTTTTGAGCTGGAGTGAAATTATTCGTGTAGCGGCACACCGAGTTAGATAA